A single region of the Lysinibacillus sp. B2A1 genome encodes:
- a CDS encoding phosphate ABC transporter ATP-binding protein → MVLDFQEEKSVVKSIQTASKLSADVAKNIVYDTRNLNLWYGDHHGLKDVNLSIYENEVTAIIGPSGCGKSTYLKTLNRMVELVPIVRTSGEIVYRERNILDKSYTVEELRTRVGMVFQKPNPFPKSIYDNIAYGPRIHGIKNKKILDEIVEKSLRGAAIWDEVKDRLNQNAYGLSGGQQQRICIARCLAIEPDVILMDEPTSALDPISTLKVEELVQELKKDYSIVIVTHNMQQAARISDRTAFFLSGEVVEYDKTDVIFQTPADQRTEDYISGRFG, encoded by the coding sequence ATGGTACTAGATTTTCAAGAGGAAAAATCAGTTGTCAAATCGATTCAAACGGCTTCTAAGCTTTCGGCTGATGTGGCTAAAAATATAGTATATGATACACGTAATTTAAACTTATGGTATGGAGATCATCATGGCTTAAAAGATGTCAATTTAAGTATCTATGAAAATGAAGTAACTGCTATTATTGGTCCTTCAGGTTGTGGTAAATCTACGTATTTAAAAACATTAAATCGAATGGTAGAACTAGTGCCGATCGTACGCACATCTGGAGAAATTGTCTATCGTGAACGTAATATTTTAGACAAAAGCTATACAGTTGAGGAATTACGTACTCGTGTAGGGATGGTATTCCAAAAGCCAAACCCATTCCCAAAATCTATTTATGATAATATTGCCTACGGTCCGCGTATCCACGGTATTAAAAATAAAAAGATTCTTGACGAAATTGTTGAAAAATCATTACGAGGTGCGGCGATTTGGGATGAGGTTAAGGATCGTTTAAATCAAAATGCATATGGCTTATCGGGAGGTCAGCAACAGCGTATTTGTATTGCTCGTTGTTTAGCGATTGAACCAGATGTTATTTTAATGGATGAGCCTACATCCGCACTTGACCCTATTTCGACATTAAAAGTTGAGGAACTTGTTCAAGAGTTGAAAAAGGATTACTCAATTGTCATCGTTACACATAATATGCAGCAAGCGGCACGAATTTCTGATCGTACAGCATTTTTCTTAAGTGGAGAGGTTGTTGAATACGATAAAACAGACGTTATCTTCCAGACACCTGCAGATCAACGTACTGAAGATTATATATCCGGTCGTTTCGGTTAA
- the phoU gene encoding phosphate transport system regulatory protein PhoU — translation MVVRERFEQELKEVQAQFVEIATSSINALKLAFQALIEQDLEKSLKILEDDLVINRLEEAINDHVILLIAKQQPVATDLRRLMVLVKAASDMERVGDYAVNIAKETIRIGKEPLVFSTTNLQTMCNKTVEMLESVIKAFTEEDTVHAKEIAELDDYIDDLYGATITLLLRAGAENPSHISQITHLTFVCRHLERSADHATNIAEHLFYLVKGKHYELNN, via the coding sequence ATGGTTGTACGTGAACGTTTTGAGCAGGAATTAAAAGAAGTGCAGGCGCAATTTGTTGAGATTGCTACGAGTAGCATCAATGCTTTAAAGCTAGCATTTCAAGCATTAATAGAGCAAGATTTAGAGAAGTCCCTAAAAATTCTTGAAGATGATTTAGTGATTAATCGACTTGAGGAAGCCATTAATGATCATGTGATATTGTTGATTGCCAAGCAGCAGCCTGTAGCTACTGATTTACGTCGTCTTATGGTATTAGTAAAGGCTGCCTCTGATATGGAACGAGTAGGCGATTATGCAGTTAATATCGCCAAAGAGACAATCCGCATTGGAAAAGAGCCATTAGTCTTTTCTACTACGAATTTACAAACGATGTGTAATAAAACAGTAGAGATGCTAGAGAGTGTTATTAAAGCCTTTACTGAGGAAGATACGGTTCATGCTAAAGAAATTGCAGAATTAGATGATTATATCGATGATTTATATGGCGCAACAATCACACTTTTACTTCGTGCAGGGGCTGAAAATCCATCTCATATTTCTCAAATCACACACCTAACTTTTGTGTGCCGACATTTAGAGCGCTCAGCGGATCATGCCACAAATATTGCTGAACACTTATTTTACTTAGTAAAAGGCAAACATTATGAATTAAATAATTAA